Proteins encoded in a region of the Rothia mucilaginosa genome:
- a CDS encoding aminopeptidase P family protein: protein MTENNEKSTEAQKTDHRSTPKASAFTEFIAANWAPAEDDGYTREPVADYAAERRAKISKAFPGERLVLPAGPLKVRSNDCDYRFRPHSAFAHQTGLGIDHEPDAVLIFEPVEEGTGDNGSNHEVTLYFRPLAGRDTAEFYADARYGEFWVGPRPTLKEFSERYGLRTRDLSELEVAITKNAGNQGLGGVNIRLVRNVDPAVDALVDTSRYNTGVELEQADKLDSELAVALSEARLLKDAIEVENLQRSVDMTVKGFEEVIRSLPKAKEHHRGERVVETAFFSVARTDGNDLGYDTIAACGNNATILHWIRNNGTVDDGKLLLLDAGVEDDTLYTADVTRTFPVNGKFTEVQAKVYNAVLEAADAAFAVAKPGRKFHELHDAAMEVLAHRLEEWGLLPVSAEVSLTIEGGQHRRWMPHGTSHHLGLDVHDCAQAKAELYMWAELEPGMVFTIEPALYFKEEDMSIPEEYRGIGIRLEDDVLCTEDGNVNLSAALPRTVEGIEEWMAKLAK from the coding sequence ATGACTGAGAACAACGAGAAGAGCACCGAAGCTCAGAAGACTGACCACCGCAGCACCCCCAAGGCGTCTGCGTTCACCGAATTCATTGCCGCAAACTGGGCACCTGCCGAAGATGACGGCTACACCCGCGAGCCCGTAGCAGACTACGCCGCTGAGCGCCGCGCCAAGATCTCCAAGGCATTCCCCGGCGAGCGCCTCGTCCTGCCCGCAGGCCCGCTGAAGGTCCGCTCCAACGACTGCGACTACCGCTTCCGCCCCCACTCGGCGTTTGCGCACCAGACCGGTCTGGGCATCGACCACGAGCCTGACGCTGTGCTGATCTTCGAGCCCGTCGAAGAGGGTACCGGCGACAACGGCTCCAACCACGAGGTCACCCTGTACTTCCGCCCGCTGGCTGGCCGCGACACCGCAGAGTTCTACGCGGATGCACGCTACGGCGAGTTCTGGGTTGGCCCCCGCCCCACCCTGAAGGAGTTCTCCGAGCGTTACGGTCTGCGTACCCGCGACCTGTCCGAGCTTGAGGTTGCTATCACCAAGAACGCCGGCAACCAGGGCCTGGGCGGCGTGAACATCCGCCTGGTCCGCAACGTTGACCCGGCTGTTGACGCGCTGGTTGACACCTCCCGCTACAACACCGGCGTGGAGCTGGAGCAGGCTGACAAGCTGGACTCCGAACTGGCTGTGGCGCTCTCCGAGGCTCGCCTGCTTAAGGACGCTATCGAGGTTGAGAACCTGCAGCGTTCCGTTGACATGACCGTCAAGGGCTTCGAAGAGGTCATTCGCTCCCTGCCGAAGGCTAAGGAGCACCACCGCGGTGAGCGCGTCGTTGAGACTGCGTTCTTCTCCGTGGCACGTACCGACGGTAACGACCTGGGCTACGACACCATCGCAGCGTGCGGTAACAACGCAACCATCCTGCACTGGATTCGCAACAACGGCACCGTCGACGACGGCAAGCTGCTGTTGCTGGACGCAGGCGTTGAGGACGACACCCTGTACACCGCAGACGTGACCCGCACCTTCCCCGTGAACGGTAAGTTCACCGAGGTTCAGGCGAAGGTCTACAACGCTGTGTTGGAGGCTGCTGACGCCGCATTCGCTGTGGCTAAGCCGGGCCGTAAGTTCCACGAACTGCACGACGCCGCGATGGAGGTTCTGGCTCACCGTCTGGAAGAGTGGGGCCTGCTGCCGGTTTCTGCCGAGGTTTCCCTCACCATTGAGGGCGGTCAGCACCGCCGCTGGATGCCGCACGGCACCAGCCACCACCTGGGCCTGGACGTGCACGACTGCGCGCAGGCAAAGGCTGAACTGTACATGTGGGCTGAGCTGGAGCCGGGCATGGTCTTCACCATTGAGCCGGCGCTGTACTTCAAGGAAGAGGACATGTCCATTCCCGAGGAGTACCGCGGTATCGGCATCCGCCTGGAGGACGACGTGCTCTGCACCGAGGACGGCAACGTGAACCTCTCCGCTGCACTGCCGCGCACCGTTGAGGGCATTGAGGAGTGGATGGCGAAGCTGGCGAAGTAA
- a CDS encoding PHP domain-containing protein has protein sequence MTQTEHRNSAPNAQQAPQPAESGAPENLNRAGRYDLHIHSAISDGTQSLTELVPLIARAGLAGFALTDHDTTAGWAQAAQLADEHGLDFLPGAEFSCRYRYTDGEGRARTKTIHLLAYGFDPVGSELARRVEAIRASREGRAQAIVGRLAADYPLTWDDVLAQVGEGNTAVGRPHIADALVAAGVVADRSEAFAKLLYTGSPYYVPQDALDPLEAVRLVREAGGVPVIAHPMSTMRGPALSLEYLGLMVDAGLAGVEVYHRENSPEDRARLLEFIERQRAAGREVLVTGSSDYHGAGKPNLLGENTTDAVTVARIREQLAAQ, from the coding sequence ATGACGCAGACAGAACACCGAAATAGTGCACCTAATGCGCAGCAGGCACCGCAGCCCGCTGAATCGGGCGCGCCTGAAAACCTGAACCGTGCCGGGCGTTACGATCTGCATATTCACTCCGCTATTTCTGACGGCACGCAGAGCCTGACCGAGCTGGTGCCGCTGATTGCTCGCGCCGGGTTGGCTGGATTTGCGCTGACAGATCACGATACGACGGCTGGTTGGGCGCAGGCGGCTCAGCTGGCGGATGAGCACGGTCTGGATTTTCTGCCGGGTGCCGAGTTCTCCTGCCGTTACCGGTACACCGACGGTGAGGGCCGCGCACGCACGAAGACCATTCATCTGCTCGCTTATGGTTTTGACCCGGTGGGTTCGGAGTTGGCGCGCCGTGTGGAGGCGATTCGCGCCAGCCGTGAGGGCCGTGCGCAGGCTATTGTGGGCCGTCTTGCCGCCGACTACCCGCTGACCTGGGATGACGTGTTGGCGCAGGTGGGGGAGGGGAACACGGCGGTGGGCCGCCCCCATATTGCTGATGCGCTGGTTGCTGCCGGTGTGGTTGCTGACCGTTCTGAGGCTTTTGCGAAGCTGCTGTACACGGGCAGCCCCTACTATGTGCCGCAGGATGCGCTGGACCCGTTGGAGGCGGTGCGTCTGGTGCGTGAGGCTGGGGGCGTGCCGGTGATTGCGCATCCGATGAGTACGATGCGTGGACCCGCGTTGAGCCTGGAGTACCTGGGTTTGATGGTGGATGCTGGCCTGGCGGGCGTGGAGGTGTATCACCGTGAGAACTCCCCGGAGGACCGGGCGCGTCTGCTGGAGTTCATTGAGCGTCAGCGTGCGGCGGGCCGTGAGGTGCTGGTGACGGGTTCGAGTGATTATCACGGTGCGGGTAAGCCGAACCTGCTGGGTGAGAATACGACGGATGCGGTGACGGTGGCGCGTATCCGCGAGCAGCTGGCGGCCCAGTAG
- a CDS encoding S-layer homology domain-containing protein, whose product MMLRQLFARPTKRAIQAGGTVLLAGAMVCGSVPAYATGHLKPHEVTPIVQPDEPAVTCNDRAEYEYYRQDGELGRRVIFSWAQCVGLISERQKYKMVKKDSVISRGQFVEYLYRLSGSPEVKNLPAQSPYGDIKTDDPRFPVVMWARQRGITWGWSDGNFHYDTPASEAATALMVYRLAGSPNVTVEVDDPNAYFLYTPWKEKWPNMPYNSELHKAYTWLYYGLQNPNNKDSVENVSYRQHGIVSPNDEFEWLTYATYEQAFEVIRLADKSFKFK is encoded by the coding sequence ATGATGCTTCGACAATTATTCGCCCGTCCTACGAAGCGGGCTATCCAGGCTGGCGGCACGGTACTGCTGGCTGGCGCCATGGTGTGCGGCAGTGTTCCGGCGTATGCCACCGGGCATTTGAAGCCTCACGAGGTGACCCCTATTGTGCAACCGGACGAACCGGCAGTGACCTGTAACGACCGCGCAGAATATGAGTATTATCGGCAAGATGGCGAGTTGGGGCGTCGCGTTATCTTTAGTTGGGCACAGTGTGTTGGTCTGATTTCTGAGCGTCAGAAGTACAAAATGGTCAAGAAAGATAGTGTTATTTCTCGCGGCCAGTTTGTGGAGTATCTATACCGTCTGTCAGGTTCTCCCGAAGTGAAGAATCTTCCGGCTCAGTCTCCGTATGGTGATATTAAGACTGATGATCCGCGTTTTCCCGTGGTGATGTGGGCTCGTCAGCGGGGCATTACCTGGGGTTGGAGTGATGGGAATTTCCATTACGATACCCCTGCTAGTGAGGCTGCTACTGCCTTGATGGTGTATCGATTGGCGGGTAGTCCAAACGTAACGGTAGAAGTAGACGATCCTAATGCCTATTTCCTATATACTCCTTGGAAGGAAAAATGGCCGAATATGCCCTATAATTCGGAGCTTCATAAGGCATACACCTGGTTATACTATGGTCTTCAGAATCCAAATAATAAAGATTCTGTCGAGAACGTATCGTATCGACAGCATGGTATCGTATCACCTAATGATGAATTTGAGTGGTTGACTTACGCTACGTATGAGCAGGCCTTTGAAGTGATTCGTCTGGCAGATAAATCTTTCAAATTTAAATAA
- a CDS encoding transcriptional initiation protein Tat: MSEYHAPSRRALLVGGALAATTAGVSAFSPAHAEQANKPEEFMTPAPEWVENPTKRLDEFRTRLQYLTYTTEARARTVHNLAKNGLHVNVLDYCVDPTGVEDCTDQLNMLAERLYWLGGGSIELPAGIYKVSHPFIHLLDKVEFFGHGMSTRIIATPTDKLDEAVRENRDECFGVFHTGTYQERTSMKVTDNRPMRFGVRDMWIRTSPQKGHINVDQLRDNTHTRAPLAHVAGVILHTEFRGKPNDPEAVPSLSNLEIWDVDMGVAILGLHDRGMKVDKIRVRKSLRQGLLVGKPVGHPLRRKDGNNPGGADNKFLTVDISDANLSGKNYAGIEIYASQCKFFGSTSWYNRRSVLQNSIYVTRKKDQSDDQYTAKAGAGWYVAGTRNLFQGCTAQENGGHGWFALMPRNNYVGCIGESSSWHDAVSDKAHNHEAANWYISSWASDCTFTGVRSDNPYGPSQEVPLERILASLWGFYLEGSVRRLNIIGANAYDECHMDYEDNNKPKPKVLNDKWKFSIKNSLNPPYKIEINQYVYKSTETPVGTSNKKEYIVVE, encoded by the coding sequence ATGTCTGAATATCATGCGCCATCGCGGCGCGCCCTTTTGGTAGGAGGAGCTCTTGCCGCAACCACTGCAGGAGTCTCAGCTTTCTCCCCAGCCCATGCGGAGCAAGCAAATAAGCCCGAGGAGTTTATGACTCCTGCCCCGGAATGGGTAGAGAATCCAACGAAGCGGCTAGACGAGTTCCGTACGCGTCTGCAATACCTCACGTACACTACCGAAGCGAGGGCACGCACAGTCCATAATCTTGCGAAGAACGGCCTTCACGTTAATGTTCTGGATTACTGCGTAGACCCCACGGGTGTAGAAGACTGCACCGATCAGCTGAATATGCTGGCGGAGCGGCTCTATTGGCTCGGTGGAGGGTCAATTGAGCTACCTGCCGGTATTTACAAGGTGTCGCACCCCTTCATTCACTTGCTCGATAAGGTGGAGTTTTTCGGTCATGGAATGTCCACCCGAATTATTGCGACGCCCACAGATAAGCTTGATGAAGCAGTTCGTGAAAATCGAGATGAATGTTTCGGTGTTTTCCATACGGGAACTTATCAGGAGCGGACATCTATGAAGGTGACAGATAACCGTCCGATGCGTTTCGGAGTGCGTGATATGTGGATTCGCACGAGCCCTCAAAAAGGGCATATCAACGTAGATCAACTTAGGGATAATACGCATACTAGGGCACCGCTAGCCCATGTGGCAGGGGTTATTCTGCATACTGAGTTTAGGGGTAAGCCTAATGACCCTGAGGCTGTTCCTTCCCTCTCTAACCTAGAAATTTGGGATGTAGATATGGGCGTTGCGATTTTGGGGCTTCATGACCGAGGTATGAAAGTCGATAAAATCCGTGTCCGTAAGTCTTTGCGTCAAGGCTTGCTGGTTGGCAAACCTGTCGGTCATCCGTTACGCCGCAAAGATGGCAATAATCCTGGTGGCGCAGATAATAAGTTCCTTACAGTAGATATCTCTGATGCCAACCTTTCAGGGAAAAACTACGCCGGAATTGAAATCTATGCCTCCCAATGCAAATTTTTTGGGTCAACCAGCTGGTACAACCGCCGATCCGTGCTACAAAATTCTATCTACGTAACACGGAAAAAGGACCAGTCCGACGATCAATACACCGCCAAAGCCGGTGCTGGATGGTATGTTGCTGGAACGCGTAACCTCTTTCAAGGATGCACGGCCCAAGAGAATGGCGGCCACGGATGGTTTGCCCTAATGCCGCGGAATAACTATGTGGGCTGTATCGGTGAATCCTCCAGCTGGCATGACGCAGTCTCAGATAAAGCACATAACCACGAGGCAGCGAACTGGTATATCAGCTCGTGGGCTAGCGACTGCACTTTCACGGGAGTACGCTCAGACAACCCCTACGGGCCAAGCCAAGAAGTACCCCTAGAAAGAATCCTCGCTTCACTGTGGGGCTTCTATCTTGAAGGTAGTGTTAGGCGTTTGAATATTATTGGAGCAAACGCATACGACGAATGCCACATGGACTACGAAGACAATAACAAACCTAAACCCAAGGTTCTGAACGATAAATGGAAGTTTTCTATTAAAAATTCCCTGAACCCACCCTACAAGATTGAAATTAATCAGTATGTCTATAAATCTACTGAGACTCCAGTGGGAACTTCCAATAAAAAAGAATATATAGTTGTGGAATAA
- a CDS encoding DNA-methyltransferase translates to MGISASPASAAPSPAAEAHPADSAVFDPQGPSLLVQADNLEYLRELPDGAFTVIYIDPPFNTGKKQTRRTLSAEASEKGDRTGFKGKSYSSTLQTLASYNDSFEDYWAFLAPRIEQAHRLLAQDGTLYLHLDWREVHYVKIMCDMIFGRENFINELIWAYDYGAKSTRRWPTKHDNILVYAKDHRSYYFNTAEVDREPYMAPGLVTEEKASRGKLPTDVWWHTIVSPTGKEKTGYPTQKPTGLLRRMIAASSRPGDWVLDFFAGSGSTGAAAAQLGRKFVCVDQNPPAIEVMAKRLGVDPVSFAEYRGVPRGASVLFTPKRTVGVRGGTSRDALTAASRHALKAVLDTLTETTQPAEGASCRFVRHRSMDAVDKKMRIDGRDELRRQRQHQARAKARAARAQRDAVAAGAVLQHHASRESV, encoded by the coding sequence TTGGGTATTTCAGCATCCCCGGCGTCTGCCGCGCCCTCCCCTGCTGCTGAGGCGCACCCCGCGGATTCGGCTGTTTTCGATCCGCAGGGCCCGTCGCTGCTGGTGCAGGCAGATAACCTGGAGTATCTGCGTGAGCTGCCCGATGGTGCGTTCACCGTGATTTACATTGACCCGCCGTTCAATACGGGTAAGAAGCAGACGCGCCGCACCTTGAGCGCGGAGGCTTCTGAAAAGGGTGACCGCACCGGTTTTAAGGGCAAGAGCTATTCGAGCACCCTGCAGACTCTGGCGAGCTATAACGACTCGTTTGAGGATTATTGGGCGTTCCTAGCGCCGCGTATTGAGCAGGCGCATCGTCTGCTTGCGCAGGACGGCACCCTGTACCTGCACCTGGATTGGCGTGAGGTTCATTATGTGAAGATTATGTGCGACATGATTTTTGGTCGTGAGAACTTCATTAATGAGCTGATTTGGGCTTATGACTACGGTGCGAAGTCTACGCGCCGCTGGCCGACGAAGCACGACAATATTTTGGTGTACGCGAAGGATCACCGTAGCTATTACTTCAATACTGCGGAGGTTGATCGTGAACCGTATATGGCTCCCGGTTTGGTGACTGAGGAGAAGGCTTCTCGCGGTAAGCTCCCTACTGATGTGTGGTGGCATACTATTGTGTCGCCGACGGGTAAGGAGAAGACGGGGTATCCTACGCAGAAGCCTACGGGTTTGTTGCGTCGTATGATTGCGGCGAGTTCCCGCCCGGGTGATTGGGTGTTGGATTTCTTCGCTGGTTCTGGTTCTACGGGTGCGGCGGCAGCTCAGCTGGGTCGTAAGTTCGTGTGCGTGGATCAGAATCCGCCGGCTATTGAGGTGATGGCTAAGCGTCTGGGCGTGGATCCGGTGTCGTTCGCTGAGTATCGCGGTGTTCCGCGTGGGGCGAGTGTGTTGTTCACGCCGAAGCGTACGGTGGGTGTTCGTGGCGGTACGAGTCGTGATGCGTTGACGGCAGCGAGCCGTCATGCATTGAAGGCTGTGTTGGATACGCTCACGGAGACTACGCAGCCGGCTGAGGGCGCGTCCTGCCGGTTTGTGCGTCACCGGTCAATGGATGCGGTGGATAAGAAGATGCGTATTGATGGGCGTGATGAGTTGCGTCGTCAGCGTCAGCATCAGGCGCGGGCTAAGGCTCGTGCGGCGCGGGCTCAGCGGGATGCGGTTGCTGCGGGTGCGGTGTTGCAGCATCATGCTTCGCGTGAGAGCGTCTAG
- a CDS encoding DEAD/DEAH box helicase — MTETNTQETTQTAKSFADFGVRQDISDALAAVGITSPFPIQELTLPVALSGQDIIGQAKTGTGKTLGFGLPTIQRVVGRDDEGWADLEYPGAPQALILVPTRELAIQVGEDLAIAAKLRNARVATLYGGVPIEPQAELLRRGLEVAVGTPGRIIDLYQQGFLNLKQVKIVVLDEADEMLDLGFQPSVEKILSYLPEDRQSMLFSATMPGPVIAMARQYMTKPMRISAADPEDASKTKASIRQVVYRAHHLDKDEMIGRILRATGRGRTVIFTKTKRDAARVAEELVNRGFAAAPLHGDLNQVAREQALKAFRSGKVDILVATDVAARGIDVEDVTHVINHRVPEDEKTYLHRTGRTGRAGNEGTAVTLVDWDDLPRWKVINDALELGVPEPVETYSSSEHLFYDLNIPLGTKGRLPREERVAEGMGDEFFESARDSRDGRPARSRGGRDGGRSGGRDGEKGSRRSRGSRDGGREGRSGEGRGERRSRSEGRKRTERSERAERNEQGASERTERSSERSERAPRQRRRTRRVEGQPVEGEGRRRTRRRSEGSRTEGSRAEGSRGKGRGADRAGSEG; from the coding sequence GTGACTGAAACGAACACGCAGGAAACCACTCAGACTGCAAAGTCCTTCGCCGACTTCGGCGTTCGCCAGGATATTAGCGACGCCCTCGCGGCGGTTGGCATTACCTCTCCCTTCCCCATCCAGGAGCTGACTCTTCCCGTGGCTCTGTCTGGCCAGGACATCATTGGTCAGGCGAAGACCGGTACCGGTAAGACCCTCGGCTTCGGTCTGCCCACCATTCAGCGTGTGGTCGGCCGCGACGATGAGGGTTGGGCTGATTTGGAGTACCCCGGCGCACCTCAGGCGCTGATTCTGGTTCCGACCCGTGAGCTTGCCATTCAGGTGGGTGAGGACCTGGCGATTGCTGCGAAGCTGCGCAACGCCCGCGTCGCCACCCTGTACGGTGGTGTGCCGATTGAGCCTCAGGCTGAGCTGCTGCGCCGCGGCCTGGAGGTTGCGGTGGGTACCCCCGGCCGCATTATCGACCTGTACCAGCAGGGTTTCCTGAACCTGAAGCAGGTTAAGATCGTGGTCCTCGATGAGGCGGACGAGATGCTGGATTTGGGTTTCCAGCCGTCGGTTGAGAAGATTCTCAGCTACCTGCCGGAGGACCGCCAGAGCATGCTGTTCTCCGCAACCATGCCCGGCCCGGTCATTGCGATGGCACGCCAGTACATGACCAAGCCCATGCGCATTAGCGCCGCTGACCCCGAGGACGCCTCGAAGACTAAGGCGTCGATCCGCCAGGTCGTCTACCGTGCGCACCACCTGGACAAGGACGAGATGATTGGCCGCATTCTGCGCGCTACCGGCCGCGGCCGTACCGTCATCTTCACCAAGACCAAGCGTGACGCTGCCCGCGTGGCGGAGGAGCTGGTGAACCGTGGCTTCGCTGCCGCTCCCCTGCACGGTGACCTGAACCAGGTTGCGCGTGAGCAGGCGCTGAAGGCGTTCCGCTCCGGCAAGGTCGATATTCTGGTCGCGACCGACGTGGCGGCTCGCGGTATTGACGTTGAAGACGTGACCCACGTGATTAACCACCGTGTGCCCGAGGATGAGAAGACCTACCTGCACCGTACCGGCCGTACCGGCCGTGCGGGCAATGAGGGTACCGCTGTGACCCTGGTCGACTGGGATGACCTGCCGCGCTGGAAGGTCATTAACGACGCCCTGGAGCTGGGTGTTCCCGAGCCGGTTGAGACCTACTCTTCCTCTGAGCACCTGTTCTACGACCTGAACATTCCGCTTGGCACCAAGGGCCGTCTGCCGCGTGAGGAGCGTGTGGCTGAGGGCATGGGCGATGAGTTCTTTGAGAGCGCCCGTGATTCTCGTGATGGCCGCCCGGCTCGTTCTCGCGGTGGCCGCGACGGCGGTCGTTCTGGCGGTCGTGACGGTGAGAAGGGCTCGCGCCGTTCCCGCGGCTCCCGTGACGGTGGTCGTGAAGGTCGTTCCGGTGAGGGCCGCGGCGAGCGCCGTAGCCGCTCCGAGGGCCGCAAGCGCACTGAGCGTTCCGAGCGTGCAGAGCGTAACGAGCAGGGCGCATCCGAGCGTACCGAACGTTCTTCGGAGCGTTCTGAGCGTGCGCCTCGTCAGCGTCGCCGTACCCGCCGTGTTGAGGGTCAGCCGGTGGAGGGTGAGGGTCGCCGCCGCACCCGCCGCCGCTCTGAAGGCTCGCGTACTGAAGGCTCCCGTGCTGAGGGCTCTCGCGGTAAGGGCCGTGGCGCTGACCGTGCTGGTTCTGAAGGCTAG
- a CDS encoding DUF3107 domain-containing protein translates to MEIKIGVRHIAREIIVETSEAKEILMEKVSKAIEDGSLLQIMDDKGNTTLISGAQIGYVELGSDAKRHVGFGIGA, encoded by the coding sequence ATGGAAATCAAGATTGGCGTTCGCCACATTGCTCGTGAAATTATTGTTGAGACCAGTGAGGCTAAGGAAATCCTCATGGAGAAGGTCTCGAAGGCTATTGAGGATGGCTCGCTGCTGCAGATTATGGACGATAAGGGCAACACCACCCTGATTTCTGGCGCTCAGATCGGCTACGTTGAGCTGGGCTCCGACGCTAAGCGTCACGTTGGTTTCGGTATCGGCGCCTAA
- a CDS encoding glutamyl-tRNA reductase translates to MSTYAFVASHHTVDLTTVAALSAGASGVPDVLASDMARQLGVKGAVVLATCNRLEMYVQLHVSAHVPMLRELIVDSIARASGLDKELVNSSFDVYADDEAARHLLTVASGLESAVVGEREIAGQVRRALAAAQAKAQEDGVPLPGELVQLFEHAAHTARQVGQHTALGAQGRSIVSVALDLADEVAEKDWATRRALIFGTGAYAGATIAALRERGCTDIWVNSRSGRAAEFAAKREVSAVPVDGMEQAMASADVIIGCSGGSDPLLPEQIPGGHHTILDLALSRDFDPSVADLPNVELITLESVRLAAPEETEESVATATRIVESELTAFLSRQRSRTIDSAIVALRSHTMDVLDSELEKVRSQFGCGAATEQFELAMRRMVKSLLHTPTVRAKKLAAEGRTEDYVQALETLYGIQVEDS, encoded by the coding sequence GTGAGTACTTATGCATTTGTGGCATCGCACCACACCGTTGATCTGACCACCGTCGCTGCGTTGAGCGCCGGTGCCTCCGGCGTACCCGATGTTCTGGCGAGCGATATGGCGCGTCAGCTGGGTGTGAAGGGTGCAGTCGTTCTTGCCACCTGTAACCGTCTTGAAATGTATGTTCAGCTACACGTATCCGCGCATGTGCCTATGCTTCGTGAGCTGATTGTCGACTCTATTGCGCGCGCCTCCGGGCTAGACAAAGAACTGGTCAATTCCAGCTTCGATGTGTACGCCGATGATGAGGCCGCACGCCACCTGCTGACGGTCGCCTCCGGCCTGGAATCTGCCGTGGTTGGCGAGCGTGAAATCGCCGGTCAGGTGCGCCGCGCCCTGGCCGCCGCGCAGGCAAAGGCACAAGAGGACGGCGTGCCCCTTCCCGGTGAGCTGGTTCAGCTATTTGAGCATGCGGCGCATACCGCTCGTCAGGTGGGTCAGCATACGGCGCTTGGCGCTCAGGGCCGCTCGATTGTGTCTGTTGCCCTCGATCTTGCGGATGAGGTTGCCGAAAAGGATTGGGCAACCCGCCGCGCCCTGATTTTTGGTACGGGTGCTTACGCGGGCGCGACCATTGCGGCTCTGCGCGAGCGCGGTTGCACCGATATTTGGGTCAATTCCCGTTCAGGTCGTGCCGCCGAGTTCGCGGCAAAGCGCGAGGTTTCTGCGGTGCCGGTGGACGGCATGGAGCAGGCGATGGCTTCTGCCGACGTCATTATTGGTTGCTCCGGCGGCTCCGATCCGCTGCTTCCCGAGCAGATTCCGGGCGGTCACCACACGATCCTCGACCTGGCGCTTTCGCGTGACTTTGACCCCTCGGTCGCTGACCTGCCGAACGTTGAGCTGATCACCCTCGAATCGGTGCGCCTTGCCGCGCCCGAGGAAACCGAAGAGTCCGTGGCGACGGCTACGCGCATCGTGGAGTCTGAGCTTACGGCGTTCCTGTCTCGTCAGCGTTCCCGCACGATTGACTCCGCGATTGTTGCGTTGCGCTCGCACACCATGGACGTGCTGGATTCCGAGCTGGAGAAGGTGCGTAGCCAATTTGGTTGCGGTGCGGCGACGGAGCAGTTTGAGCTGGCGATGCGCCGCATGGTGAAGTCTCTGCTGCACACCCCGACGGTGCGCGCCAAGAAGCTTGCGGCTGAGGGCCGCACGGAGGATTACGTGCAGGCGCTGGAGACTCTCTACGGTATTCAGGTGGAGGACTCTTAA
- the hemE gene encoding uroporphyrinogen decarboxylase, which produces MSENQHTTPASEKGPASAQGTAQAPALPAHPTDAQRPLLTDEQLAHLPANHPLRAGTTADSPMLRALTGRPSSHRPVWFMRQAGRSLPEYRQVREGIPMLDACLTPELAAEITVQPVRRHKVDAGIFFSDIVIPMKLAGVNVDIVPGRGPVLDQPVRTLDEVRALPELKDSDLDPIREAVAATVEMLGDTPLIGFAGAPFTVAAYMVEGGPSRDHLRPRTMMHADPAAWHELAAWAARTAGQFLRAQIEAGASAVQLFDSWAGSLGEGDYRRYVQAHSATALDAVREYGVPRIHFGTGTTALLPAMHEAGADVIGVDYRLPLSAANTLLNGAVPLQGNIDPALLAAGSENLYAHVDEVLAEGNAAPSHVVNLGHGVPPTTDPQVLTDLVAYIHEKTAN; this is translated from the coding sequence ATGAGCGAAAACCAGCACACCACCCCCGCATCGGAAAAGGGCCCCGCGTCGGCACAGGGCACCGCACAGGCACCCGCCCTGCCCGCACACCCCACCGACGCCCAGCGACCCCTGCTCACCGACGAGCAGCTCGCACACCTACCCGCCAACCACCCCCTGCGCGCAGGCACCACCGCCGACTCGCCCATGCTCCGCGCCCTCACCGGCCGCCCCTCCAGCCACCGACCCGTCTGGTTCATGCGCCAGGCAGGCCGCTCCCTGCCCGAATACCGCCAGGTACGCGAAGGCATCCCCATGCTGGATGCCTGCCTCACCCCCGAGCTCGCCGCAGAAATCACCGTGCAGCCCGTCCGCCGCCACAAGGTCGACGCCGGCATCTTCTTCTCCGACATCGTCATCCCCATGAAGCTCGCGGGCGTCAACGTCGACATCGTGCCCGGTAGGGGCCCCGTGCTCGATCAGCCCGTACGCACCCTCGACGAGGTGCGCGCCCTGCCCGAACTCAAAGACAGCGACCTCGACCCCATCCGCGAAGCCGTCGCCGCCACCGTAGAAATGCTCGGCGACACCCCGCTCATAGGCTTCGCTGGAGCCCCCTTCACCGTCGCCGCCTACATGGTCGAAGGCGGCCCCTCCCGCGACCACCTGCGCCCGCGCACCATGATGCACGCCGACCCCGCCGCCTGGCACGAACTCGCCGCCTGGGCAGCCCGCACCGCAGGCCAGTTCCTCCGCGCGCAGATCGAGGCTGGCGCATCCGCCGTGCAGCTCTTTGACTCCTGGGCTGGTTCCCTCGGCGAAGGCGACTACCGCCGCTACGTGCAGGCGCACTCCGCAACCGCTCTCGACGCGGTGCGCGAATACGGTGTGCCGCGCATCCACTTCGGCACCGGCACCACCGCCCTGCTGCCCGCCATGCACGAAGCCGGCGCAGACGTCATCGGCGTGGACTACCGCCTGCCGCTCTCGGCAGCGAATACCCTGCTCAACGGCGCCGTACCCCTGCAGGGCAACATCGACCCGGCACTGCTCGCCGCAGGCAGCGAAAACCTCTACGCACACGTAGACGAGGTCCTCGCAGAAGGCAACGCCGCCCCCTCGCACGTGGTCAACCTCGGCCACGGCGTACCCCCGACCACCGACCCGCAGGTGCTCACCGACCTCGTGGCATACATCCACGAGAAAACGGCGAACTAA